In Gadus macrocephalus chromosome 4, ASM3116895v1, the following proteins share a genomic window:
- the LOC132455363 gene encoding zinc finger protein 271-like — MGINNYSVQMKGNENVFPSLCGKQETPDTISIKVEEDIGGGMPSVDDGNDIRDCSTQRGDTSESLGVDAPGSSHMANHNGELRILSVYGKGEGPLAVDGWWKVSPNNANMIVHMRTQPDEKPYGCDQCKKRYGRKDSLRIHTMTHSGEKPYSCEQCTKSFSQSERLKNHMRTHTGEKPYSCDQCTKSFSRCDLLKNHMRTHTGEKPYGCDQCIKRYSEKKSLRIHKMTHSGEKPYRCDQCTKRFSRSDHLKSHMRTHTGEKTYSCDQCTKSFSQSERLMNHMRTHTSEKPYRCDQCTTCFSRSSSLSIHMRTHTGEKPYSCDQCTKSFSRSECLKNHMRTHTGEKPYGCDQCTKSFSRSECLKNHMRTHTGEKPYGCDQCIKRYRERKSLRIHKMTHSGEKPYRCDQCTKRFSRSDHLKSHMRTHTGEKTYSCDQCRKSFSQSERLKNHMRTHTSEKPYRCDHCTKCFSRSSSLRIHMRTHTGEKPYRCDQCTKRFSSKDMLKIHMRTHTSEKPYRCDQCTKSFILKNKLKNHMRTHTGEKPYRCDQCTKSFSQSSSLRIHMRTHTGEKPYGCDQCTKRFSQSETLKNHMRTHTGEKPYRCDQCTKSFIEQSKLKIHMRTHTGEKPYRCDQCTKSFIEQNKLKIHMRTHTGEKPYGCDQCTKCFSRNEHLKNHMRTHTGEKPYSCDQCTKRFSQSETLKNHMRTHTGEKPYSCDQCTKRFARHGTLNVHMKTHTGEV, encoded by the exons ATGGGGattaacaactattctgtgcaaatgaaaggaaatgaaaatgtgtttccttctttatgtggaaagcaggagaccccagacaccatttcaatcaaggttgaagaggatattggtggaggcatgccctctgtag acgacggcaatgacatcagagactgcagcacgcagcgcggcgacacctcagagagtctgggtgtggacgcccctggctcctcccacatggccAATCACAACGGGGAGCTgcggatcctgagcgtctacggaaaaggggagggacCACTGGCGGTGGATGGTTGGTGGAAGGTTTCtcccaacaatgccaatatgatcgtccACATGAGGACCCAACCAGACGAGAAGCCGTacgggtgtgaccaatgcaagaAGCGCTACGGACGGAAAGATTCCCTGAGAATCCACACaatgactcactccggcgagaagccctacagctgtgagcaatgcacgaagagcttcagtcAAAGTGAACgcctgaagaaccacatgaggactcacaccggcgagaagccctacagctgtgaccaatgcacgaagagcttcagtcGATGTGATCTtctgaagaaccacatgaggactcacaccggtgagaagccctacgggtgcgaccaatgcatcAAGCGCTACAGTGAGAAGAAATCCCTGAGGATCCACAAaatgactcactccggggagaagccctacaggtgtgaccaatgcacgaagcgcttcagtcgaagtgatcacctgaagagccacatgaggactcacaccggggagaagacctacagctgtgaccaatgcacgaagagcttcagtcAAAGTGAACGCCTAAtgaaccacatgaggactcacaccagCGAGAAGCCGTACAGGTGCGACCAATGCACGACGTGCTTCAGTCGGAGCTCGTCCCTGAgtatccacatgaggactcacacgggggagaagccctacagctgtgaccaatgcacgaagagcttcagtcGAAGTGAATgcctgaagaaccacatgaggactcacaccggcgagaagccctatggctgtgaccaatgcacgaagagcttcagtcGAAGTGAATgcctgaagaaccacatgaggactcacaccggtgagaagccctacgggtgcgaccaatgcatcAAGCGCTACAGAGAGAGGAAATCCCTGAGGATCCACAAaatgactcactccggggagaagccctacaggtgtgaccaatgcacgaagcgcttcagtcgaagtgatcacctgaagagccacatgaggactcacaccggggagaagacctacagctgtgaccaatgCAGGAAGAGCTTCAGTCAAAGTGAACgcctgaagaaccacatgaggactcacaccagcgagaagccctacaggtgcgaccattgcacgaagtgcttcagtcggAGCTCGTCCCTGaggatccacatgaggactcacacgggggagaagccctacaggtgtgaccaatgcacgaagcgcttcagttcgAAAGACAtgctgaagatccacatgaggactcacaccagcgagaagccctacaggtgtgaccaatgcacgaagagcttcaTTCTGAAAAACAAactgaagaaccacatgaggactcataccggcgagaagccctacaggtgtgaccaatgcacgaagagcttcagtcAGAGCTCGTCCCTGaggatccacatgaggactcacacgggggagaagccctacgggtgtgaccaatgcacgaagcgcttcagtcaaagTGAAAccctgaagaaccacatgaggactcacaccggggagaagccctacaggtgtgaccaatgcacgaagagcttcaTTGAGCAAAGCAaactgaagatccacatgaggactcacactggggagaagccctacaggtgtgaccaatgcacgaagagcttcaTTGAGCAAAACAaactgaagatccacatgaggactcacaccggcgagaagccctacgggtgcgaccaatgcacgaagtgcttcagtcgaAATGAAcacctgaagaaccacatgaggactcacaccggcgagaagccctacagctgtgaccaatgcacaaagcgcttcagtcaaaGTGAAAccctgaagaaccacatgaggactcacaccggggagaagccctacagttgcgaccaatgcacaaagcgcTTCGCTCGGCATGGCACCCTGAACGTccacatgaagactcacaccggcgaaGTTTAA
- the LOC132455392 gene encoding zinc finger protein 431-like has translation MASHNGELRILSVYGKGQGPLAVDGHDTLFTPSEVEALSSLSVDRSVAKSRNCSVRLVRLEELHMRTRPDEKPYGCDQCKKSFSQSEHLKNHMRTHTDEMPYGCDRCIKRYRWKDSLRIHKMTHSGEKPYSCDQCKKRFSQKSKLKNHMKTHTGEKTYSCDQCTKCFSQSEHLNSHMRIHTDEKPYRCDQCAKRFSYSGYLKNHMRTHTREKPYSCDQCTKSFSQKGNLKIHMKTHTGEEPYRCDQCAKRFSYSCYLKNHMRTHTREKPYSCDQCTKRFAQHGTLNVHMRTHTGEKPYGCDQCIKRFRGKDSLRIHKMTHSGEKPYRCDQCTKRFSRNESLKNHMKTHTGEKPYGCDQCIKRFRWKDALRIHKMIHSGEKPYRCDQCTKCFSQSYYLKSHLRTHTGEKPYRCDQCTKRFSQSSSLRIHIRTHTGEKPHSCDHCTKRFAQHGALYVHRKTHTGEK, from the coding sequence atggccagtcacaacggggagctgcggatcctgagcgtctacggaaaagggcagggcccactggcggtggacggccatgacaccctcttcaccccgtcagaagtggaggccttgagctcgctgtccgtggaccgcagcgtggccaagagccggAACTGCAGCGTGCGGCTggtccgccttgaggagctTCACATGAGGACCCGACCAGACGAGAAGCCGTacgggtgcgaccaatgcaaGAAGAGCTTCAGTCAAAGTGAAcacctgaagaaccacatgaggactcacaccgacGAGATGCCCTACGGGTGCGACCGATGCATCAAGCGCTACAGATGGAAAGATTCCCTGAGGATCCACAAaatgactcactccggggagaagccctacagctgtgaccaatgcaagaagcgcttcagtcagaaaagcaagctgaagaaccacatgaagactcacaccggggagaagacctacagctgtgaccaatgcacgaagtgcttcagtcaaaGTGAACACCTGAATAGCCACATGAGGATTCACACCgacgagaagccctacaggtgtgaccaatgcgcaaagcgcttcagttaTAGCGGCtacctgaagaaccacatgaggactcacaccagGGAGAAaccctacagctgtgaccaatgcacgaagagcttcagtcagaaaggcaacctgaagatccacatgaagactcacacaggggaggagccctacaggtgtgaccaatgcgcaaagcgcttcagttaTAGCTGCtacctgaagaaccacatgaggactcacaccagGGAGAAaccctacagctgtgaccaatgcacgaagcgcttcgcTCAGCATGGCACCCTGaacgtccacatgaggactcacaccggcgagaaaccctacgggtgtgaccaatgcatcaAGCGCTTCAGAGGGAAAGATTCCCTGAGGATCCACAAaatgactcactccggggagaagccctacaggtgtgaccaatgcacgaagcgcttcagtcgaaATGAAAgcctgaagaaccacatgaagactcacaccggcgagaagccctacgggtgtgaccaatgcatcaAGCGCTTCAGATGGAAAGATGCCCTGAGGATCCACAAAATgattcactccggggagaagccctacaggtgtgaccaatgcacgaagtgcttcagtcagagCTACTATCTGAAGAGCCAtttgaggactcacaccggcgagaagccctacaggtgtgaccaatgcacgaagcgcttcagtcagagctCGTCCCTGAGGATCCACATTAGGACTCACACGGGGGAAAAGCCCCACAGTTGCGACCATTGCACAAAGCGCTTCGCTCAGCATGGCGCCCTGTACGTCCACAGgaagactcacaccggcgagaagtag